A stretch of the Simiduia curdlanivorans genome encodes the following:
- the nth gene encoding endonuclease III, giving the protein MDSPNKAARVEKILHTLEAHYPNPPIPLDHTDTYSLLVAVLLSAQCTDERVNKITPALWALAKTPEAMMDVPVETIQAVIRPCGLSPKKAKAISELSHILVEKYQGQVPADMAQLEQLPGVGHKTASVVMAQAFGVPAFPVDTHIHRLAQRWGLTSGKNVVQTEKDLKRLFPKEKWNKLHLQIIFYGREYCTARGCDGTRCPLCRWCYPNRKKPKQLHKP; this is encoded by the coding sequence ATGGATAGCCCGAATAAAGCGGCGCGGGTGGAAAAAATCCTGCACACCTTAGAGGCGCACTACCCCAACCCACCCATACCGCTAGATCATACCGACACCTACAGCTTACTGGTTGCCGTATTATTGTCTGCACAGTGTACCGATGAGCGAGTGAATAAAATCACACCGGCACTCTGGGCGCTCGCCAAGACACCAGAGGCCATGATGGACGTTCCAGTAGAGACCATTCAAGCGGTGATACGCCCGTGCGGTTTATCGCCCAAAAAAGCCAAGGCCATATCCGAGCTATCGCACATTCTGGTTGAAAAGTATCAAGGCCAAGTGCCTGCGGACATGGCGCAGTTGGAACAGCTGCCGGGGGTTGGTCACAAAACCGCCAGCGTGGTCATGGCGCAGGCGTTTGGCGTTCCTGCCTTTCCCGTGGATACCCATATTCACCGCTTAGCACAGCGCTGGGGGCTCACCAGCGGTAAGAACGTTGTGCAAACGGAAAAGGATTTAAAGCGCCTATTTCCCAAGGAAAAATGGAACAAATTGCACCTACAAATTATTTTCTATGGGCGAGAGTACTGCACGGCGAGAGGTTGCGACGGCACGCGTTGCCC